In one window of Acidovorax sp. HDW3 DNA:
- a CDS encoding OmpW family protein yields the protein MKKSLLALAAVCAMTSGAAFADQGQSPWLVRVRAVNIDSANGDSTGLGLSINNKVIPELDVSYFFTPNIAAELILTYPQKHDLRSNGAKIGTLKHLPPTLLAQYHFTNFGGFKPYVGAGINYTRFSNVDVLGGAADVDRNSWGAALQVGFDIPLNKQWSLNFDVKKVYIKTDVYAGGNKAGTFKVDPVLVGVGVGYRF from the coding sequence ATGAAAAAAAGTCTGCTGGCCTTGGCTGCTGTGTGTGCAATGACCTCTGGCGCTGCGTTTGCCGACCAGGGCCAAAGCCCCTGGCTGGTGCGCGTGCGCGCCGTGAACATCGACAGCGCCAACGGTGACAGCACCGGCCTGGGCCTGTCGATCAACAACAAGGTCATCCCCGAGCTGGATGTGTCGTACTTTTTCACGCCCAACATCGCTGCCGAGCTGATCCTGACCTACCCGCAAAAGCACGATCTGCGCTCCAACGGTGCCAAGATCGGCACGCTCAAGCACCTGCCGCCGACGCTGCTGGCGCAGTACCACTTCACCAACTTCGGCGGCTTCAAGCCCTACGTCGGTGCCGGTATCAACTACACCCGTTTCTCTAACGTGGACGTTCTTGGTGGCGCTGCCGATGTCGATCGCAACAGCTGGGGCGCCGCGCTGCAAGTGGGCTTTGACATCCCGCTGAACAAGCAGTGGTCGCTGAACTTCGACGTGAAGAAGGTTTACATCAAGACCGACGTTTACGCCGGTGGCAACAAGGCTGGCACCTTCAAGGTCGATCCGGTGCTGGTCGGCGTGGGCGTGGGCTACCGCTTCTAA
- the metE gene encoding 5-methyltetrahydropteroyltriglutamate--homocysteine S-methyltransferase, translating into MVTLHNLGYPRIGARRELKFGLESYWKGESPRAALLALGAQLRQQHWQQQAGLDWVPVGDFSFYDQVLDMGFTLGHLPERIQGFAGDVLDNYFRLARGRSAGKPPQAQQAEHQGCCGGCGGSSHSDSDGEVMAGEMTKWFDTNYHYIVPEFNAQTTFTLDASRLLAQLAEAQAQGVRTKPVLIGPVTYLALGKAKDGSDKLALLDRLLPVYAQLLDTLAAQGVTWVQIDEPILATELDADWQHAFTSAYHQLKSCRVQILLASYFGPLLDNKYLAANLPVAGLHVDAVTGRDDVLALLGLLPAHKVLSLGVIDGRNIWKTDLNALLDWLEPLAARLGERLWLAPSCSLLHVPMDLESEQQLDPEVHHWLAFARQKLIELQLLGQALRQGRPAVAAALAANAAALAARRSSPRVHRPEVQAAVAAITAELGQRHSPYAQRSAVQAQALKLPPYPTTTIGSFPQTPDIRRARSDFKAGRLDAASYQAAMQAEIAHSVRVQEELGLDVLVHGEAERNDMVEYFGEQLGGYAFSQFGWVQSYGSRCVKPPIVFGDITRPQPMTLDWIAYAQSLTDKPMKGMLTGPVTLLNWSFVRDDQPRRSTCLQLALAIRAEVQDLERAGVKIIQIDEAALREGLPLRRTQWPDYLDWAVQAFRIAANGVGDATQIHTHMCYSEFNDIIAAIARMDADVITIETSRSQMELLDAFEHFAYPNAIGPGVYDIHSPNIPSQAGMVQLLRQASERIAANQLWVNPDCGLKTRQWSEVLPALRAMVAAAQALRAA; encoded by the coding sequence ATGGTGACTTTGCATAACCTGGGCTATCCGCGCATCGGTGCGCGGCGTGAACTCAAATTCGGCCTGGAGTCGTACTGGAAGGGCGAGAGCCCACGCGCGGCACTGCTGGCGCTGGGTGCGCAACTGCGCCAGCAGCACTGGCAGCAGCAAGCGGGGCTGGACTGGGTGCCGGTGGGCGATTTTTCGTTCTACGACCAGGTGCTGGACATGGGCTTCACCCTGGGCCACCTGCCCGAGCGCATCCAAGGCTTTGCGGGCGACGTGCTGGACAACTACTTTCGCCTCGCCCGGGGCCGCAGCGCCGGGAAGCCTCCACAGGCTCAGCAGGCCGAGCACCAGGGTTGCTGCGGCGGCTGCGGTGGTAGCAGCCACAGCGACAGCGACGGCGAGGTCATGGCCGGTGAGATGACCAAGTGGTTCGACACCAATTACCACTACATCGTGCCCGAATTCAACGCCCAGACCACCTTCACGCTGGATGCTTCGCGCCTGCTGGCGCAGTTGGCAGAGGCACAAGCCCAGGGCGTGCGCACCAAGCCCGTGCTCATCGGCCCCGTCACCTACCTGGCGCTGGGCAAGGCCAAGGACGGCTCGGACAAACTCGCCCTGCTCGATCGCCTGCTGCCGGTGTACGCACAACTGCTCGACACCCTGGCAGCACAAGGGGTCACCTGGGTGCAGATCGACGAGCCGATTTTGGCCACCGAGCTGGACGCCGACTGGCAGCACGCCTTCACCAGCGCCTACCACCAGCTCAAGAGCTGCCGCGTGCAAATTTTGCTGGCGAGCTACTTTGGCCCGCTGCTGGACAACAAATACCTGGCCGCCAACCTGCCCGTGGCCGGGCTGCATGTGGACGCCGTCACCGGGCGCGACGATGTGCTGGCGCTGCTGGGCCTGCTGCCAGCGCACAAGGTGCTGTCGCTGGGCGTGATCGACGGGCGCAATATCTGGAAAACCGACCTCAACGCCCTGCTCGACTGGCTCGAACCGCTGGCGGCACGCCTGGGCGAGCGCCTGTGGCTCGCGCCCAGTTGCTCGCTCTTGCACGTCCCCATGGACTTGGAGAGCGAACAGCAGCTCGACCCCGAAGTCCACCACTGGCTCGCCTTTGCGCGGCAAAAGCTCATCGAACTGCAACTGCTGGGCCAGGCGCTGCGCCAAGGCCGACCGGCCGTGGCAGCGGCGCTGGCGGCCAACGCCGCCGCCTTGGCAGCGCGGCGCAGCTCTCCGCGCGTGCACCGCCCCGAGGTGCAGGCCGCCGTGGCCGCCATCACCGCAGAGCTGGGCCAGCGCCACAGCCCCTACGCCCAGCGCAGCGCCGTGCAGGCGCAGGCGCTCAAGCTGCCGCCCTACCCGACGACGACGATTGGCAGCTTTCCGCAAACGCCCGACATCCGCCGCGCGCGCAGCGACTTCAAGGCCGGGCGTCTGGACGCGGCCAGTTACCAGGCCGCCATGCAGGCCGAGATAGCCCACAGCGTGCGCGTGCAAGAAGAACTGGGGCTGGACGTGCTGGTACACGGCGAGGCCGAGCGCAACGACATGGTCGAATACTTTGGCGAACAGCTCGGTGGCTACGCCTTCAGCCAGTTCGGCTGGGTGCAAAGCTACGGCTCGCGCTGCGTCAAGCCGCCGATTGTGTTTGGCGACATCACGCGCCCACAACCCATGACGCTGGACTGGATTGCCTACGCCCAGTCCCTGACCGACAAGCCCATGAAAGGCATGTTGACCGGCCCGGTGACGCTGCTCAACTGGTCTTTCGTGCGCGACGACCAGCCCCGGCGCAGCACCTGCCTGCAACTGGCGCTGGCCATTCGCGCCGAGGTGCAGGACCTGGAGCGCGCGGGCGTCAAAATCATCCAAATCGACGAAGCGGCGCTGCGCGAAGGGCTGCCGCTGCGCCGCACGCAATGGCCCGACTACCTGGACTGGGCGGTGCAGGCGTTTCGCATCGCCGCCAACGGTGTGGGCGATGCGACGCAAATCCACACCCACATGTGCTACTCGGAGTTCAACGACATCATTGCCGCCATTGCCCGCATGGATGCCGACGTCATCACCATAGAAACCTCGCGCTCGCAGATGGAGCTGCTCGACGCCTTTGAGCACTTTGCCTACCCCAACGCCATCGGCCCGGGGGTGTACGACATCCACTCGCCCAACATCCCCAGCCAGGCTGGCATGGTGCAACTGCTGCGCCAGGCAAGCGAGCGCATTGCCGCCAACCAACTGTGGGTCAATCCCGACTGCGGCCTCAAAACCCGCCAGTGGAGCGAGGTGCTGCCCGCCCTGCGCGCCATGGTGGCCGCCGCCCAGGCGCTGCGGGCAGCGTAA
- a CDS encoding LysR family transcriptional regulator produces MLERIHLSIVAEVQRQGSLTAAAERLCLTQSALSHSMKKLEQQVGTPLWLREGRGLRLTQAGAYVLALAQRVLPQLEQAEGQLRQFAQGQRGSLRIGMECHPCYQWLLKVVAPYLAAWPDVDVDVRQKFQFGGLAALEGYEVDLLVTPDPVFKPGLRFVPVFDYEQVLVVAASHPLAAEAVVRPDQLATETLITYPVATERLDIYTQFLLPTGMAPARHKTIETTDIMLQMVAGGRGVAALPRWLALEYAQRLPLAVLRLGPQGIAKQIHLGLRESEQAVDYLAAFIALAGEGAI; encoded by the coding sequence ATGCTGGAACGCATCCATCTCTCCATCGTTGCCGAGGTGCAGCGGCAGGGCTCACTCACCGCCGCCGCCGAGCGCCTGTGCCTGACGCAATCGGCCCTGAGCCACAGCATGAAAAAGCTCGAACAGCAGGTGGGCACACCGCTGTGGCTGCGCGAGGGCCGGGGCCTGCGCCTGACCCAGGCCGGGGCCTATGTGCTGGCGCTGGCGCAGCGCGTATTGCCGCAACTGGAGCAGGCCGAGGGCCAGTTGCGCCAGTTTGCCCAGGGCCAGCGCGGCAGCTTGCGCATTGGCATGGAGTGCCACCCCTGCTACCAATGGCTGCTCAAGGTGGTTGCGCCCTATCTGGCGGCCTGGCCGGACGTGGATGTGGATGTGCGGCAAAAATTCCAGTTTGGCGGCCTGGCGGCGCTCGAGGGCTACGAGGTGGACTTGCTGGTCACGCCCGACCCGGTGTTCAAACCCGGGCTGCGCTTTGTGCCGGTGTTCGACTACGAACAGGTGCTGGTTGTCGCCGCCAGCCACCCGCTGGCCGCTGAGGCTGTGGTGCGCCCAGACCAACTGGCAACCGAGACCCTGATTACCTACCCGGTGGCCACCGAGCGGCTGGACATCTACACCCAGTTTTTACTACCCACCGGCATGGCCCCGGCGCGGCACAAGACGATAGAGACGACCGACATCATGCTGCAGATGGTCGCCGGCGGGCGCGGGGTGGCGGCGCTGCCGCGCTGGCTGGCGCTGGAGTACGCGCAGCGCCTGCCCCTGGCCGTGCTGCGCCTGGGGCCCCAAGGCATTGCCAAGCAAATCCACCTGGGCCTGCGCGAGAGCGAGCAGGCGGTGGACTATCTGGCGGCGTTCATTGCCTTGGCGGGCGAGGGCGCGATTTAA
- a CDS encoding O-acetylhomoserine aminocarboxypropyltransferase/cysteine synthase family protein has product MRIETLAVHAGYKSEPTTKSAAVPLYQTTSYTFDSAQHGADLFDLKVAGNIYTRIMNPTTDVLEQRVAALEGGVGALAMASGMAAITAAIQTIAEAGDNIISASTLYGGTYNLFAHTFPQQGIEVRFADPRDPASFAKLVDARTKAVFCESIGNPLGNVTDIRALADVAHAAGLPLIVDNTVPSPYLCRPFEHGADIVVHALTKYMNGHGNSIGGVIVDSGKFPWAEHKERFKRLNEPDVSYHGVVYTEALGAAAYIARARVVPLRNMGAALSPFNAWATLQGIETLPLRMDRICSNALAIAQALQQHPKVEWVRYAGLSDHPDHALVQRQMGGKASGILSFSLQTAPGEDARAAGARFLDALQLFLRLVNIGDAKSLATHPASTTHRQLNAEELAKAGVTEGMVRLSVGIEHIDDLLADLQQALAAV; this is encoded by the coding sequence ATGCGCATCGAAACCCTGGCCGTCCACGCTGGCTACAAGTCTGAGCCCACCACCAAATCGGCAGCCGTGCCGCTGTACCAGACCACGTCCTACACCTTCGACAGCGCCCAGCACGGCGCAGATTTGTTCGACCTGAAAGTGGCGGGCAACATCTACACCCGCATCATGAACCCCACCACCGACGTGCTGGAGCAGCGCGTCGCCGCCCTCGAAGGCGGCGTGGGTGCGCTGGCCATGGCCTCGGGCATGGCGGCGATTACGGCAGCCATCCAGACCATTGCCGAGGCGGGCGACAACATCATCAGCGCCAGCACGCTGTACGGAGGCACCTACAACCTGTTTGCCCACACCTTCCCGCAGCAGGGCATCGAAGTGCGCTTTGCCGACCCGCGTGACCCGGCGAGCTTTGCCAAGCTGGTGGATGCGCGCACCAAGGCCGTGTTTTGCGAATCCATCGGCAACCCGCTGGGCAACGTGACCGACATCCGCGCCCTGGCCGACGTGGCGCACGCCGCTGGCCTGCCCTTGATTGTCGATAACACCGTGCCCAGCCCCTACCTGTGCCGCCCGTTCGAGCATGGCGCGGACATCGTCGTCCACGCCCTGACCAAGTACATGAACGGCCACGGCAACAGCATTGGCGGCGTCATCGTCGATAGCGGCAAATTCCCCTGGGCCGAGCACAAAGAACGCTTCAAGCGCCTGAACGAGCCCGACGTGAGCTACCACGGCGTGGTCTATACCGAGGCCCTGGGCGCTGCCGCCTACATTGCCCGCGCGCGCGTCGTGCCGCTGCGCAATATGGGCGCGGCGCTCTCGCCCTTTAACGCCTGGGCGACGCTGCAGGGCATTGAAACCCTGCCGCTGCGCATGGACCGCATTTGCAGCAACGCCCTGGCCATTGCCCAGGCGCTGCAACAACACCCCAAGGTGGAGTGGGTGCGCTACGCAGGCCTATCCGACCACCCCGACCACGCCCTGGTGCAGCGCCAAATGGGCGGCAAGGCTTCGGGCATTTTGTCCTTCAGTCTCCAAACCGCCCCCGGCGAAGATGCCCGCGCCGCTGGCGCACGCTTTCTGGACGCGCTGCAACTGTTCCTGCGCCTGGTCAACATCGGCGACGCCAAATCGCTGGCCACGCACCCAGCGAGCACCACGCACCGCCAGCTCAACGCCGAAGAACTGGCCAAAGCCGGCGTGACCGAAGGCATGGTGCGCCTGTCGGTGGGCATTGAGCACATCGACGACCTGCTGGCCGACCTGCAGCAGGCGCTGGCGGCGGTTTAA
- a CDS encoding U32 family peptidase: MSLLPHQLELLSPARNADIGIAAIDHGADAVYIGGPAFGARATAGNELRELERLIAHAHRFNASIFVTLNTILRDDELEDARRMAWQVYEAGADALIIQDMGLLEIDLPPIQLHASTQTDIRTPEKARFLQDVGLSQIVLARELDLQQIAAVRAATDPARTTIEYFIHGALCVAYSGQCFISHAHTGRSANRGDCNQACRLPYEVLDGAGRILAHEKHVLSMKDNNQSGNLRALIAAGVRSFKIEGRYKDLGYVKNITAHYRKLLDEIIEEGEFARSSSGSTTFSFTPDPEQNFNREFTDYFVNGRQQDIGAFDTPKQPGRAIGWVTQIGADWFELEVSDKTTVLHNGDGLCYYDLQKELVGVHLNRAECVAPKKGIWRVFPKNEIASFKDLRKGLEVNRNRDMDWVRQLEKKSSERRIGLWAALQETPDGFALQLTDEDGFVGSAQITQPHQNATDAARAEASLREQLSRFGTTLFALHSLELKLAQPWFVPASALNALRRDAVAALEAARAKGFVRLQRAAPVEPPAPFPEDRLTYLANVFNHKAHDFYVKHGVQVIDAAYESKEEEGEVSLMITKHCVRFSMSLCPKQAKGVIGVKGTIKAEPLQLINGKEKLKLVFDCKPCEMHVVGKMKKSVIAQHQREMQEKPLQFYRTKPQH, translated from the coding sequence ATGTCTTTGCTCCCGCACCAGCTCGAACTGCTCTCCCCGGCACGCAACGCCGATATCGGCATCGCCGCCATCGACCACGGCGCCGACGCCGTCTATATCGGCGGCCCGGCCTTTGGCGCGCGCGCCACCGCCGGCAACGAGCTGCGCGAGTTGGAGCGCCTCATAGCCCACGCGCACCGCTTCAACGCCAGCATCTTCGTCACGCTCAACACCATCTTGCGCGACGATGAGTTGGAGGACGCCCGGCGCATGGCCTGGCAGGTGTACGAGGCCGGGGCCGACGCGCTCATCATCCAGGACATGGGCCTGCTGGAAATCGACCTGCCGCCCATCCAGCTGCACGCGAGCACGCAGACCGACATCCGCACGCCCGAAAAAGCACGCTTTCTGCAGGACGTGGGCCTGTCGCAAATCGTGCTGGCGCGCGAGCTCGATTTGCAGCAAATCGCCGCCGTGCGCGCCGCCACCGACCCGGCGCGCACCACCATCGAATACTTCATCCACGGCGCGCTGTGCGTGGCCTACTCGGGCCAGTGCTTCATCAGCCACGCGCACACCGGGCGCAGCGCCAACCGGGGCGATTGCAACCAGGCGTGCCGCCTGCCCTACGAGGTGCTCGACGGCGCCGGCCGCATCCTCGCGCACGAAAAGCATGTGCTGTCGATGAAGGACAACAACCAGTCCGGCAACCTGCGCGCCTTGATTGCCGCCGGTGTGCGCAGCTTCAAGATCGAGGGCCGCTACAAAGACCTGGGCTACGTGAAGAACATCACGGCGCATTACCGCAAGCTGCTCGACGAGATCATCGAGGAAGGCGAATTCGCGCGCTCCTCCAGCGGCAGCACCACGTTCAGCTTCACGCCCGACCCGGAGCAGAACTTCAACCGCGAGTTCACCGACTACTTCGTCAATGGCCGCCAGCAGGACATTGGCGCGTTCGACACGCCCAAGCAGCCTGGCCGCGCCATCGGCTGGGTGACACAAATCGGCGCCGACTGGTTCGAGCTCGAAGTGAGCGACAAAACCACCGTGCTGCACAACGGCGACGGCCTGTGCTACTACGACCTGCAAAAAGAGCTGGTGGGTGTACACCTCAACCGCGCCGAATGCGTAGCGCCCAAGAAGGGCATCTGGCGCGTCTTCCCCAAGAACGAGATTGCCAGCTTCAAAGACCTGCGCAAGGGCCTGGAGGTCAACCGCAACCGCGACATGGACTGGGTGCGCCAGCTGGAGAAAAAATCGAGCGAGCGCCGCATCGGCCTGTGGGCCGCGCTGCAGGAAACGCCCGATGGCTTTGCCCTGCAGCTCACCGACGAGGACGGCTTTGTCGGCAGCGCCCAAATCACCCAGCCGCACCAAAATGCCACCGACGCCGCCCGCGCCGAAGCCAGCCTGCGCGAGCAATTGAGCCGGTTTGGCACCACGCTGTTTGCCCTGCACAGCCTAGAGCTCAAACTCGCGCAGCCCTGGTTCGTGCCCGCGTCGGCGCTGAACGCGCTGCGCCGGGACGCCGTGGCGGCACTCGAAGCCGCGCGTGCCAAAGGCTTTGTGCGCCTGCAGCGCGCCGCCCCCGTAGAGCCGCCCGCGCCCTTCCCCGAAGACCGCCTGACCTACCTGGCCAACGTCTTCAACCACAAGGCGCACGACTTCTATGTGAAGCACGGCGTGCAGGTGATTGACGCGGCCTACGAGAGCAAGGAAGAAGAAGGCGAAGTCAGCCTGATGATCACCAAGCACTGCGTGCGCTTTTCCATGAGCCTGTGCCCCAAGCAGGCCAAGGGGGTGATTGGCGTCAAGGGCACGATCAAGGCGGAGCCGCTGCAGCTCATCAACGGCAAGGAAAAACTCAAGCTGGTGTTTGACTGCAAGCCGTGCGAGATGCACGTAGTGGGCAAGATGAAAAAATCCGTCATCGCCCAGCACCAGCGCGAGATGCAGGAAAAGCCGCTGCAGTTCTACCGCACCAAACCACAGCACTGA
- the tadA gene encoding tRNA adenosine(34) deaminase TadA, with the protein MSNESADQAWMRQALALAQAAAKAGEVPVGAVLVQDGVVWGQGHNAPIASCDPTAHAEMQALRQAAAQRENYRLDGSTLYVTLEPCAMCSAALMHARVARVVYGAAEPKTGAAGSVLDLFAYPELNHHTQVQGGVLAQECGALLQDFFRQRRQAQRQQAQPLRPDALRTPERCFAPCHPAGQYVSDLPALAGLRLHYHLLGPAQAERTWLLLHGSEGWSESLLPWAQALVGAGERVLCPDLIGFGRSDKPKKTNLHQPQWHAQVLRELCQRLQIEPALLCCGQWRQGEGADAALLAAPFPDAGHRAGPQALARWAPYALARALGLAGVWLLAPQPQPQPVMAMEYSPL; encoded by the coding sequence ATGAGCAATGAAAGCGCCGATCAAGCCTGGATGCGCCAGGCCCTGGCGCTGGCGCAAGCTGCCGCCAAGGCCGGCGAAGTCCCCGTAGGGGCCGTGCTGGTGCAAGACGGGGTGGTATGGGGCCAGGGCCACAATGCCCCGATCGCCAGCTGCGACCCCACGGCGCACGCCGAGATGCAGGCGCTGCGCCAGGCGGCGGCGCAGCGGGAAAATTACCGGCTCGACGGCAGCACGCTCTACGTCACGCTCGAACCCTGCGCCATGTGCAGCGCCGCGCTGATGCACGCCCGTGTGGCCCGGGTGGTCTATGGCGCAGCCGAGCCCAAAACCGGCGCGGCGGGATCGGTGCTCGATCTGTTTGCTTACCCTGAGCTCAACCACCACACCCAGGTGCAAGGCGGGGTGCTGGCGCAGGAGTGCGGGGCCTTGCTGCAAGACTTTTTCCGCCAGCGCCGCCAGGCGCAGCGTCAGCAGGCCCAGCCCCTGCGCCCGGATGCGCTGCGCACGCCCGAGCGGTGCTTTGCCCCCTGCCACCCGGCGGGCCAGTACGTGAGTGACCTGCCCGCGCTCGCCGGCCTGCGCCTGCACTACCACCTGCTCGGGCCGGCGCAGGCCGAACGCACCTGGCTGCTGCTGCACGGCAGCGAGGGCTGGAGCGAATCCCTGCTGCCCTGGGCGCAGGCGCTGGTGGGCGCCGGCGAGCGCGTGCTGTGCCCCGACCTGATCGGCTTTGGCCGCAGCGACAAACCCAAAAAAACCAATTTGCACCAACCCCAATGGCACGCCCAGGTGCTGCGCGAGCTGTGCCAGCGGCTGCAAATAGAGCCCGCCTTGCTGTGCTGCGGGCAGTGGCGGCAAGGCGAGGGCGCCGACGCGGCACTCCTTGCTGCGCCCTTCCCCGACGCCGGGCACCGCGCCGGGCCGCAGGCGTTGGCGCGCTGGGCGCCGTATGCCCTAGCCCGGGCCCTGGGCCTGGCCGGTGTGTGGCTGCTGGCGCCGCAGCCACAGCCGCAACCGGTGATGGCTATGGAATACTCGCCGCTTTGA
- a CDS encoding LD-carboxypeptidase, whose product MSSSTTPPHACGPACTHEHQRQGPQHIYVYSPSGAVRDKAAFKRGIARLRALGHGVEIDPSALQSHQRFAGDDATRLAAIERAARSGADVALIARGGYGLTRLLDQIDYRLLEHAVAQGTQFVGLSDFTALQLALLAQTGTTTWAGPALLGDLGRPEEPDDIMLACLDDLLAGQGEGAGWCCPKEKSLPEGQDIYVDDATLWGGNLAMLCALVGTPYLPPVQGGVLFLEDVAEHPYRIERMLTQLLYAGILGQQKAIVLGQFTDYQLSGHDKGFKLASVVDWLRSRLAVPVVCGLPFGHVPTKVLLPVGARVSLSVEGRDALIYWGHI is encoded by the coding sequence TTGTCTTCCTCGACCACGCCCCCCCACGCCTGCGGCCCGGCCTGCACCCACGAACACCAGCGCCAGGGGCCGCAGCATATCTATGTGTACTCCCCCTCGGGCGCGGTGCGCGACAAGGCGGCGTTCAAGCGCGGCATTGCGCGTTTGCGGGCCCTGGGGCATGGGGTGGAAATCGACCCATCGGCGCTGCAGAGCCACCAGCGCTTTGCCGGTGATGACGCCACGCGCCTGGCCGCCATCGAGCGCGCGGCCCGCAGCGGCGCCGACGTGGCCTTGATCGCGCGCGGCGGCTATGGCCTGACGCGTCTGCTCGACCAGATCGACTACCGGCTGCTCGAACACGCCGTCGCCCAGGGCACGCAGTTCGTCGGCCTGAGCGACTTCACCGCCTTGCAGCTGGCGCTGCTGGCCCAAACCGGCACCACGACCTGGGCCGGGCCGGCGCTGCTGGGCGACCTGGGGCGCCCCGAGGAGCCCGACGACATCATGCTCGCCTGCTTGGACGACCTGCTCGCCGGCCAGGGCGAGGGCGCAGGCTGGTGCTGCCCCAAAGAAAAATCTCTGCCCGAAGGCCAGGATATTTATGTGGACGACGCCACGCTCTGGGGCGGCAACCTGGCCATGTTGTGCGCCCTGGTGGGTACGCCCTACCTGCCGCCAGTCCAGGGCGGGGTGTTGTTTTTGGAAGACGTGGCCGAGCACCCCTACCGCATCGAGCGGATGCTGACCCAGCTCTTGTACGCCGGCATCCTCGGGCAGCAAAAAGCCATCGTCCTGGGCCAGTTCACCGACTACCAGCTCTCGGGCCACGACAAGGGCTTCAAACTCGCCAGCGTGGTCGATTGGCTGCGCAGCCGCCTTGCCGTGCCAGTGGTCTGCGGCCTGCCGTTTGGCCATGTGCCGACCAAGGTGCTGCTGCCGGTGGGCGCGCGGGTGTCGCTCTCGGTCGAAGGGCGCGATGCGCTGATTTATTGGGGACACATTTAA
- a CDS encoding CBASS cGAMP-activated phospholipase: MATRGSSSEFRILALSGGGYLGLYAAVVLADLEARVGEPLGRRFDLIAGTSVGGLLAMALAFEVPMRELVKLFLERGEEVFSSRRLPTGAVSRLLDLSRSVMGPKYTGEALRKELTRYFGKCTLGDALHAVVVPAVDVTRSVTKVFKTPHAQASEGDAGYSAVDVTLATCAAPAFFPSVHVGGKLYADGGLFAVAPDQVALHEAEHFMGVKPARVRMLSLGTATMGYQPAEKPEADVGAVGWLSEGRLIMTMLAVQQQHVQAIMEDRLGDRYMRLDAHWPAQAGLGIDVATKEAAQTLMALGHGTLRELDEVRLGKFL, encoded by the coding sequence ATGGCGACTCGGGGCTCTTCATCGGAATTTCGTATCTTGGCGCTCAGCGGCGGCGGCTACCTGGGGCTGTACGCGGCCGTGGTGCTGGCCGACCTGGAGGCGCGCGTGGGCGAGCCGCTGGGGCGGCGCTTTGACCTGATCGCCGGCACCTCGGTCGGCGGCCTGCTGGCCATGGCGCTGGCGTTTGAAGTGCCGATGCGCGAACTCGTCAAGCTCTTTCTGGAACGTGGCGAGGAGGTGTTCTCCTCGCGCCGCCTGCCCACCGGGGCCGTCTCGCGCCTGCTCGATCTGTCGCGCTCGGTCATGGGGCCCAAATACACCGGCGAGGCGCTGCGCAAGGAGCTGACGCGCTACTTTGGCAAATGCACCCTGGGCGACGCGCTGCACGCCGTCGTCGTGCCGGCGGTGGACGTGACGCGCAGCGTGACCAAGGTGTTTAAAACCCCCCACGCCCAGGCTTCAGAGGGCGATGCAGGCTACAGCGCCGTGGATGTGACCCTGGCCACTTGCGCCGCGCCGGCGTTTTTCCCGAGCGTGCATGTGGGCGGCAAGCTCTATGCCGATGGCGGCTTGTTCGCCGTTGCCCCCGATCAGGTGGCGCTGCACGAGGCCGAGCATTTCATGGGCGTCAAGCCGGCGCGGGTGCGGATGCTGTCGCTGGGCACGGCCACCATGGGCTACCAACCGGCAGAAAAACCCGAAGCAGATGTGGGCGCCGTCGGCTGGCTGTCTGAAGGGCGCCTGATCATGACCATGCTTGCTGTGCAGCAGCAGCACGTGCAAGCCATCATGGAAGACCGGCTGGGCGATCGCTACATGCGCCTCGATGCCCACTGGCCAGCGCAGGCCGGCCTGGGTATCGACGTGGCCACCAAAGAAGCCGCCCAGACCTTGATGGCCCTGGGGCACGGCACTTTGCGTGAACTCGACGAAGTGCGGTTGGGGAAATTTTTGTAA